One region of Culex pipiens pallens isolate TS chromosome 2, TS_CPP_V2, whole genome shotgun sequence genomic DNA includes:
- the LOC120423409 gene encoding probable serine hydrolase, which translates to MLRAISVLHKSLNPVTPLKQRTFSVQNMIKSPQTVEVRIPVPCGTIAAKWWGPKDVRPIVSVHGWQDNSGTFDRLIPLLPDHMSFLAIDLPGHGLSSRYPAGIAYHTVDNVHLLESIRQRYNWDQISLLGHSRGAVINYAYSAFFPDKVNLNVAIDPIKPFIGQPAEVATRMAMRIPKFLKADAYNAQSTEPPSHTYEALIDHLHIGTGKSVSKEAAPYLLKRNMAESKLHPGKYYFTRDNRLKHLFQVGLGWSPEVCLELAKRLTMPHLCFKMNRSDDWIYYGEEFYREYFKVVGSRNADFEGHFLDGSHHVHLSEPEKVAPMIGRFLDKHWKKLPTSEIVGENSKEIVIPAFI; encoded by the coding sequence ATGTTACGCGCGATATCGGTTCTTCATAAGTCGTTAAATCCTGTTACTCCGTTGAAGCAAAGAACTTTTAGCGTTCAAAACATGATCAAATCACCTCAAACTGTGGAAGTTCGCATCCCTGTGCCCTGTGGAACGATCGCGGCCAAATGGTGGGGACCAAAGGACGTTCGACCGATTGTGTCCGTCCACGGCTGGCAAGATAATTCCGGAACCTTCGATCGACTGATCCCGTTGCTACCCGATCACATGAGCTTCCTCGCGATCGATCTCCCTGGACATGGACTGTCATCAAGATATCCGGCCGGAATCGCTTATCACACGGTGGATAATGTGCACTTGTTGGAAAGTATTCGACAACGGTACAATTGGGATCAGATATCGCTGCTGGGCCATTCTCGAGGAGCGGTCATCAACTATGCATACTCGGCATTCTTCCCGGATAAGGTCAACCTGAATGTGGCTATTGATCCTATAAAACCCTTCATTGGTCAACCGGCGGAAGTGGCGACAAGGATGGCTATGCGGATCCCGAAATTTTTGAAAGCTGATGCCTACAATGCCCAGAGTACGGAACCTCCAAGCCATACCTATGAGGCATTAATCGATCATCTTCACATCGGAACGGGCAAATCGGTCTCCAAAGAAGCCGCTCCATATCTGCTTAAACGAAACATGGCAGAATCGAAACTACATCCGGGAAAGTACTACTTCACGCGAGACAACCGCCTTAAGCACCTCTTCCAAGTCGGTCTGGGATGGAGTCCGGAAGTTTGTCTCGAACTGGCCAAGCGCCTCACGATGCCGCATTTGTGCTTCAAGATGAACCGCTCGGACGATTGGATTTACTATGGAGAAGAATTTTACCGGGAATATTTCAAAGTAGTCGGAAGTCGTAATGCAGACTTTGAGGGACACTTTCTGGACGGATCACATCATGTGCACCTCAGCGAACCGGAAAAGGTGGCACCGATgattggacggtttttggacAAGCACTGGAAGAAGCTGCCGACTAGCGAGATCGTAGGAGAGAATTCTAAGGAAATTGTAATACcagcttttatataa
- the LOC120423410 gene encoding probable serine hydrolase — translation MAQVYTFREVQIPVPFGVIRGKWYGPTNVRPILFIHGYNDNSGSYDRLIPLLPTAGSYLAIDLPGHGLSSWMPSGTVYHLTDATICIRRIMKIYGWSQVSLVGHSLGAMMCYIFLGLYPDKVDLFVALDALQPSYPGEFYKQLAFHLERSIEYDDTKGKKPAGFTYDKMLSRVRYSAGTTIPKELCHHLLEGNIRESSVLPGTFHYTFDSRTKYLDISGWSRETNLETARALKCPVLVIKATESFYYGDEEEFKRLLHEMGRNNPLTRLVAIEGNHYVHLIEAESVASVIGKFLIDCKRFDEIVVGKL, via the coding sequence ACCTTTCGGGAGGTGCAAATTCCGGTTCCGTTTGGGGTGATTCGCGGCAAGTGGTACGGTCCTACGAACGTTCGGCCGATTCTGTTCATACATGGCTATAATGATAACAGTGGATCGTACGATCGGTTGATTCCGTTGCTCCCGACTGCTGGAAGCTACCTGGCGATTGATCTTCCAGGTCACGGACTGTCCTCGTGGATGCCCAGCGGCACCGTTTACCATCTGACCGATGCGACGATCTGCATTCGTCGGATCATGAAGATCTACGGATGGTCCCAGGTATCTCTAGTAGGTCACTCTCTAGGAGCCATGATGTGCTACATCTTCCTCGGACTGTACCCGGATAAGGTCGATCTGTTTGTAGCACTGGATGCGCTTCAACCGTCTTACCCGGGTGAGTTCTACAAACAATTGGCGTTTCATCTTGAACGTTCGATCGAGTACGACGATACCAAGGGGAAGAAACCGGCCGGATTTACCTACGACAAGATGCTGAGTAGGGTGCGTTACTCTGCTGGAACTACGATTCCAAAGGAACTCTGTCATCATCTCCTGGAAGGGAACATTCGCGAAAGTAGCGTCCTTCCGGGAACCTTCCACTACACCTTCGACAGCCGCACCAAGTACCTGGACATCTCCGGGTGGTCTCGGGAAACGAATTTGGAAACGGCCCGGGCGCTCAAGTGTCCAGTTTTGGTGATCAAAGCGACGGAATCATTCTATTATGGTGACGAGGAGGAGTTCAAACGACTTTTGCACGAGATGGGCAGGAATAATCCACTGACCCGGTTAGTGGCAATCGAAGGGAATCATTACGTGCATCTGATTGAGGCGGAGAGTGTGGCCAGTGTCATTGGAAAGTTTCTGATCGATTGTAAGCGATTTGATGAAATAGTGGTGGGTAAGTTATAG
- the LOC120423385 gene encoding probable serine hydrolase has product MMLRVISVLRKSINSITPFQQRSFSIQNEEEVRIPVPCGTIAAKWWGPKDVRPIVSVHGWQDNSGSFDRLIPLLPDHMSFLAIDLPGHGLSSRYPAGTAYHTLDYVTLLESIRQRFNWDQMSLLGHSRGAVINYAYSAIFPNNVNLNVALDPIKPYLAYPTKVALTLSRRIPKLLEADSYNTQGTEPPSYTYEELIEHLYIGTGKSVSKEAAPYLLKRNMAESKLHPGKFYFTRDNRLKHPFQAGLGWSPEVCLELAKRLTMPHFCFKINRSDGWLYHGEEFYRTYFELVAGGNPNFEGRFVDGTHHVHLCEPEKVAPLIGRFLEKYWKKLPTSMIWKESS; this is encoded by the coding sequence ATGATGTTACGCGTGATATCTGTACTTCGAAAGTCGATCAATTCCATAACCCCGTTCCAGCAGAGGTCATTTAGCATTCAAAACGAAGAGGAAGTTCGCATCCCTGTACCTTGCGGAACGATCGCGGCCAAATGGTGGGGACCGAAGGACGTTCGACCGATTGTGTCCGTCCACGGCTGGCAGGACAACTCCGGATCGTTCGATCGACTGATCCCGTTGCTACCCGATCACATGAGCTTCCTCGCGATCGACCTCCCGGGTCATGGACTGTCATCACGGTATCCGGCCGGAACCGCTTATCACACGCTGGATTATGTGACCCTACTGGAAAGTATTCGTCAACGGTTCAATTGGGATCAAATGTCACTGCTGGGTCACTCACGGGGAGCGGTCATCAACTATGCGTACTCGGCAATTTTCCCAAACAACGTCAATCTCAATGTGGCCTTGGATCCTATCAAACCGTATTTAGCCTACCCGACGAAAGTGGCGCTGACATTATCCAGAAGGATTCCAAAGTTGCTAGAGGCTGATTCATACAATACCCAGGGTACGGAACCTCCAAGCTATACCTACGAAGAATTGATCGAGCATCTTTACATCGGAACGGGCAAATCGGTCTCGAAAGAAGCCGCTCCATATCTGCTGAAACGAAACATGGCGGAATCTAAGTTACACCCGGGAAAGTTCTACTTTACCCGAGACAACCGCCTCAAGCACCCCTTCCAAGCTGGATTGGGTTGGAGTCCGGAGGTGTGTCTAGAACTGGCCAAGCGACTGACGATGCCCCATTTTTGCTTCAAGATAAACCGCTCGGATGGCTGGTTGTACCACGGAGAAGAATTTTATCGAACATATTTCGAGCTCGTCGCAGGAGGCAATCCGAACTTTGAGGGACGATTTGTGGACGGAACCCATCACGTGCACCTTTGCGAGCCGGAAAAGGTGGCACCGCTGATTGGACGGTTTCTGGAAAAGTACTGGAAGAAGCTGCCGACAAGTATGATCTGGAAAGAGAGTTCTTAA